In a genomic window of Saccharothrix sp. HUAS TT1:
- a CDS encoding ricin-type beta-trefoil lectin domain protein gives MRHIAQCCAAVAAVALAVLPAPAQAAPVDALHVALARDLGWDPARAAVNQAAEAAAVPVETALRTSLGDRFGGAWYDDGLKVGVVTPSDAAAVRAAGATPVKVTRSEKALAERKTELDRTPVGADVHSWYVDPSSNAVVVQARTTAAAQAFADKAGVDVKPVVSTDAPRPFYDIRGGDQYVINGNTLCSVGFSVNGGFVTAGHCGGTGSPTLGFNNVGQGTFAGSSFPENDYAWVRTNGNWTPTPYVNNYSGGSVAVAGSQEAGIGASVCRSGRTTGWRCGTIQAKNVTVNYSGRLVHGLTSTTACAEGGDSGGAWLAGNQAQGVTSGGSGNCSTGGTTLFQPVNEILSVYGLQLTTTGGGSSSRIIGWQDKCIDIPNSNAVEGQRLQLWDCNGTAAQNWTWPGDGTVRAFGLCMDVAWGSRDNGAAIQLARCSGNPAQQFVLSGAGDLVNPQANKCVDVTSWGGTGTPLQQWECLGGANQKWRRG, from the coding sequence CAGGCCGCCGAAGCCGCCGCCGTTCCCGTCGAGACCGCCCTGCGGACCAGTCTCGGCGACCGCTTCGGCGGCGCCTGGTACGACGACGGCCTCAAGGTCGGCGTCGTGACCCCTTCGGACGCCGCCGCCGTCCGAGCCGCCGGCGCCACCCCCGTCAAGGTGACGAGGAGCGAGAAGGCGCTGGCCGAGCGCAAGACCGAGCTCGACCGCACGCCGGTCGGCGCGGACGTCCACTCCTGGTACGTCGACCCGTCGTCCAACGCGGTCGTCGTCCAGGCCCGCACGACGGCTGCCGCGCAGGCGTTCGCCGACAAGGCCGGTGTGGACGTCAAGCCCGTCGTCTCCACCGACGCGCCGCGCCCGTTCTACGACATCCGCGGCGGTGACCAGTACGTCATCAACGGGAACACGCTGTGCTCCGTCGGCTTCTCGGTGAACGGCGGTTTCGTCACCGCCGGCCACTGCGGCGGCACGGGCAGCCCGACGCTCGGGTTCAACAACGTCGGCCAGGGCACGTTCGCCGGCTCGTCGTTCCCGGAGAACGACTACGCGTGGGTGCGCACCAACGGCAACTGGACCCCCACGCCCTACGTGAACAACTACTCGGGCGGCAGCGTCGCCGTGGCCGGTTCGCAGGAGGCGGGGATCGGCGCGTCGGTGTGCCGTTCGGGCCGCACCACGGGGTGGCGCTGCGGCACCATCCAGGCGAAGAACGTCACGGTGAACTACTCGGGCCGCCTCGTCCACGGCCTCACGTCCACCACGGCGTGCGCCGAGGGCGGCGACTCGGGCGGCGCGTGGCTGGCAGGCAACCAGGCGCAGGGCGTCACGTCCGGCGGTTCGGGCAACTGCTCGACCGGCGGCACCACCCTGTTCCAGCCGGTGAACGAGATCCTGAGCGTCTACGGCCTCCAGCTGACCACCACCGGCGGCGGGAGTTCGAGCCGGATCATCGGCTGGCAGGACAAGTGCATCGACATCCCCAACTCCAACGCCGTCGAGGGCCAGCGCCTCCAGCTCTGGGACTGCAACGGCACCGCCGCCCAGAACTGGACCTGGCCGGGTGACGGCACCGTCCGCGCCTTCGGCCTGTGCATGGACGTCGCCTGGGGCTCCCGCGACAACGGCGCCGCCATCCAACTGGCCCGCTGCTCCGGCAACCCCGCCCAGCAGTTCGTCCTGAGCGGCGCCGGCGACCTCGTCAACCCGCAGGCGAACAAGTGCGTCGACGTCACCTCCTGGGGCGGCACCGGCACCCCGCTCCAGCAGTGGGAGTGCCTGGGCGGCGCCAACCAAAAGTGGCGCCGAGGCTAA
- a CDS encoding GntR family transcriptional regulator: MSARRLDRSDGPPLWQQLQDDLVDRLRAGEFDTGFPGELALVHDYGVSRHTVRQALHRLRADGLVVAERGRQPRVSTAADVVQPLDTLYSLFASVEAAGLEQRSVVRVLDVRADGVIADQLDLEGSTPLVHLERLRLAGGDPFAIDRVWLPADLAAPLLAADFTRTSLYAVLVERTGTRLDHSQETIKAVVPTPAERALLHCGPDVACLSIHRLGRAAGRPVEWRHTMVRGDRYAVTTESKTSR; this comes from the coding sequence ATGTCCGCGCGCAGGCTCGACCGATCCGACGGTCCGCCGTTGTGGCAGCAGCTGCAGGACGACCTGGTCGACCGCCTCCGCGCCGGCGAGTTCGACACCGGCTTCCCCGGTGAGCTGGCGCTCGTGCACGACTACGGCGTCAGCAGGCACACCGTCCGCCAAGCCCTGCACCGCCTCCGCGCCGACGGCCTGGTCGTCGCCGAACGCGGCCGCCAGCCCAGGGTCAGCACGGCCGCCGACGTCGTCCAGCCGCTCGACACCCTGTACAGCCTGTTCGCCTCGGTCGAGGCCGCCGGGCTGGAGCAGCGGTCCGTCGTCCGGGTCCTCGACGTCCGGGCGGACGGCGTCATCGCCGACCAGCTCGACCTGGAGGGCTCCACCCCGCTCGTGCACCTCGAACGGCTGCGGCTGGCCGGTGGCGACCCGTTCGCGATCGACCGCGTCTGGCTGCCCGCCGACCTGGCCGCACCGCTGCTGGCCGCCGACTTCACCCGCACCAGCCTCTACGCCGTGCTGGTCGAGCGCACCGGCACCCGCCTCGACCACAGCCAGGAGACGATCAAGGCCGTCGTGCCGACCCCCGCCGAACGCGCCCTGCTGCACTGCGGGCCGGACGTCGCGTGCCTGTCCATCCACCGGCTCGGCCGCGCCGCCGGGCGCCCGGTGGAGTGGCGGCACACGATGGTCCGGGGCGACCGGTACGCCGTCACCACGGAGTCGAAGACCTCCCGCTGA
- a CDS encoding rhodanese-like domain-containing protein: MDVETISTEALGDRGYLVHDGEAALVVDPQRDFDRVEDLAARLGVRITHVAETHVHNDYLTGGLALARRHDAAYLVAAAEDVAFERHPVHPGDEFAVGAMTVTAVATPGHTEHHLAYVVEHGGRRAVFSGGNLLFGSVGRTDLVAPDRTTDLTRAQYRSARALADHAGDDATLHPTHGFGSFCSSGPAVVTDGSTIAEQRRSNHVLTDDDEQHFVRTLIANLTAHPSYYSHMAPLNRLGPGAPDLSLPEPLRADELRARVDAGQWVVDLRDRVAFAAGHLTGTVSIEYGRNFSTYLGWTLPWGEPVTLVGSERDVRAAIRDLSRIGVDRPGAAVGDDPRDLAPGHPTTGYRRATWSDLAGTDHPVVLDVRRTDEHLAGHVTGSANIPLHDLLARLDEVPPGEVWVHCASGYRAGIAASILHRSGRDVVHLDDEWADAAESGVPITAP, translated from the coding sequence ATGGACGTCGAAACCATCAGCACAGAGGCCCTTGGCGACCGCGGCTACCTGGTGCACGACGGCGAGGCGGCCCTGGTCGTCGACCCGCAGCGCGACTTCGACCGGGTCGAGGACCTGGCCGCCCGGCTGGGCGTCCGGATCACGCACGTCGCCGAGACCCACGTGCACAACGACTACCTCACCGGCGGCCTGGCGCTGGCCCGCCGGCACGACGCCGCCTACCTGGTCGCCGCCGCCGAGGACGTGGCGTTCGAGCGCCACCCCGTCCACCCCGGCGACGAGTTCGCGGTCGGCGCGATGACCGTGACCGCCGTCGCCACCCCCGGCCACACCGAGCACCACCTGGCCTACGTGGTCGAGCACGGCGGGCGGCGGGCCGTGTTCTCCGGCGGCAACCTGCTGTTCGGCTCGGTCGGCCGGACCGACCTGGTCGCGCCGGACAGGACCACCGACCTGACCCGCGCCCAGTACCGCTCGGCCCGCGCGCTGGCCGACCACGCCGGTGACGACGCCACCCTCCACCCGACCCACGGGTTCGGCAGCTTCTGCTCCTCCGGCCCGGCCGTCGTCACCGACGGCTCCACCATCGCCGAGCAGCGGCGGTCCAACCACGTGCTGACCGACGACGACGAGCAGCACTTCGTCCGGACCCTGATCGCCAACCTCACCGCGCACCCGTCGTACTACTCGCACATGGCCCCGCTCAACCGCCTGGGACCGGGCGCGCCGGACCTGTCCCTGCCCGAACCGCTGCGCGCCGACGAGCTGAGGGCCAGGGTGGACGCGGGCCAGTGGGTGGTCGACCTGCGCGACCGGGTCGCGTTCGCCGCGGGTCACCTGACCGGCACGGTGAGCATCGAGTACGGCCGCAACTTCAGCACCTACCTGGGCTGGACGCTGCCGTGGGGCGAACCGGTCACGCTGGTCGGCTCCGAGCGGGACGTCCGCGCCGCGATCCGCGACCTGTCCCGCATCGGCGTGGACCGCCCGGGCGCGGCCGTCGGCGACGACCCCCGCGACCTCGCCCCCGGCCACCCGACGACCGGCTACCGCCGCGCCACCTGGTCGGACCTGGCCGGGACCGACCACCCGGTCGTGCTCGACGTCCGCCGCACCGACGAACACCTCGCGGGCCACGTCACCGGCTCCGCCAACATCCCCCTGCACGACCTCCTCGCCCGCCTGGACGAGGTCCCGCCGGGCGAGGTGTGGGTGCACTGCGCCTCCGGCTACCGGGCCGGGATCGCCGCGAGCATCCTGCACCGGTCGGGCCGGGACGTCGTGCACCTCGACGACGAGTGGGCCGACGCCGCCGAGTCCGGCGTGCCGATCACGGCGCCGTGA
- a CDS encoding sulfite exporter TauE/SafE family protein: MTPVVLALVAGAVVGLSTGALGGGGGVLAVPALIYLMGFTPDRATTASLLVLVLTSVAALTAHARSGTVRWRLGALFAVAGMAPAAAAGALTRHVPAAALTGAFSLVAAMAAVSMLRRSPTTTTDHPRPVRAVGLGAGVGTVTGFLGVGGGFLTVPALVGVLSVPMRTAVGTSLLVISVNAGAALAARLGDVALLDWALIGPFAATALLGTWDGKRLAGKVSTTTLRRVFAVVLLGIALFMGVDAAIQALTR; encoded by the coding sequence GTGACACCGGTCGTCCTCGCCCTGGTCGCCGGGGCCGTCGTGGGCCTGTCCACGGGCGCGCTCGGCGGCGGTGGTGGCGTGCTCGCCGTGCCCGCCCTGATCTACCTGATGGGTTTCACCCCGGACCGGGCCACCACCGCGAGCCTCCTGGTCCTCGTGCTGACCTCCGTCGCCGCCCTCACCGCGCACGCCCGGTCCGGCACGGTCCGCTGGCGGCTGGGCGCGCTGTTCGCGGTCGCGGGCATGGCGCCGGCAGCCGCAGCGGGAGCCCTGACCCGTCACGTCCCCGCCGCCGCGCTGACCGGCGCGTTCAGCCTGGTGGCCGCCATGGCCGCGGTGTCGATGCTGCGCCGCTCCCCCACCACGACCACCGACCACCCGCGCCCGGTCCGGGCCGTCGGGCTCGGCGCCGGGGTGGGCACGGTGACCGGCTTCCTCGGCGTCGGCGGCGGCTTCCTCACCGTCCCCGCCCTGGTCGGCGTGCTCTCGGTGCCCATGAGGACCGCCGTGGGCACCAGCCTGCTGGTGATCTCGGTCAACGCGGGCGCGGCCCTCGCCGCCCGCCTCGGCGACGTGGCCCTGCTGGACTGGGCGCTGATCGGCCCGTTCGCCGCGACCGCGCTGCTCGGCACGTGGGACGGCAAGCGCCTGGCGGGCAAGGTCAGCACGACGACGCTGCGACGCGTGTTCGCGGTGGTGCTGCTGGGCATCGCCCTCTTCATGGGCGTGGACGCCGCCATCCAGGCGCTGACGCGCTGA
- a CDS encoding polysaccharide lyase family 1 protein: MSRKIYRALVAATALAVSVGMAPSASAAHFNLEGWGTQCGGTTGGAGGGTVTVSDATAFTNAAKSTTTQTIRVSGTITLSSMTKIASNKTIIGVGSGATIAGHGLNISKVSNVIVRNLNFRDWADDGIQVETSTRVWIDHNTLRNGYDGAIDIKRASDCVTVSWNKVSSHDKTMLLGHSDDNGSQDRGKLRVSYHHNWFDGTNQRHPRVRFGNPVHVYNNYYGGVTSYGVASTEEAGVLVEGNTFENTGDPFHLGEGSSDPGTLVARNNCHVNSGSGQQGGSVKSIPYSYVLDACSTVKSSVQSGAGVGKVG, translated from the coding sequence ATGTCACGCAAGATCTACCGCGCCCTCGTCGCGGCCACGGCCCTGGCCGTGTCCGTCGGCATGGCGCCCTCCGCCAGCGCCGCGCACTTCAACCTCGAGGGTTGGGGCACGCAGTGCGGTGGCACCACCGGTGGTGCCGGTGGTGGCACGGTGACCGTCAGCGACGCGACGGCGTTCACCAACGCCGCCAAGTCGACCACGACGCAGACCATCCGGGTCTCGGGCACCATCACGCTGTCCAGCATGACCAAGATCGCCTCGAACAAGACGATCATCGGTGTCGGCTCGGGCGCCACCATCGCCGGGCACGGCCTGAACATCTCCAAGGTGTCGAACGTCATCGTCCGCAACCTGAACTTCCGGGACTGGGCCGACGACGGCATCCAGGTCGAGACCTCCACCAGGGTGTGGATCGACCACAACACCCTGCGCAACGGGTACGACGGCGCGATCGACATCAAGCGCGCGTCGGACTGCGTCACCGTGTCCTGGAACAAGGTCAGCAGCCACGACAAGACGATGCTGCTGGGCCACAGCGACGACAACGGCAGCCAGGACCGCGGCAAGCTGCGCGTCAGCTACCACCACAACTGGTTCGACGGCACCAACCAGCGCCACCCGCGGGTCCGCTTCGGCAACCCCGTGCACGTCTACAACAACTACTACGGCGGCGTGACGTCGTACGGCGTGGCTTCCACGGAGGAGGCCGGCGTGCTGGTGGAGGGCAACACCTTCGAGAACACCGGCGACCCGTTCCACCTGGGTGAGGGCAGCTCCGACCCCGGCACCCTGGTCGCCCGGAACAACTGCCACGTGAACTCCGGCTCGGGTCAGCAGGGCGGCAGCGTCAAGTCGATCCCGTACAGCTACGTGCTCGACGCGTGCTCCACCGTGAAGTCCTCTGTGCAGAGCGGTGCGGGCGTGGGCAAGGTCGGCTGA
- a CDS encoding enolase C-terminal domain-like protein yields MIERVEVSVFTTTAWTAVDPHGHRHPSAEHEIREALLEITDSDGVVGRVQVHPDQLRPAVLDSIVRPVLMGADPWDRERLWRKMARKQRGSHGRFTDRALGYVDTALWDLVGKRAELPVWKLLGGARERIPAYASTMCGDEAPGGLSTPGDYASFAKQLVETGYRAIKLHTWMPPVPGAPSVRADIAACEAVREAVGPEVALMLDANHWYSRTEALELGRALEALDFYWFEEPMEEASISSYRWLAEQLSIPVIGPEVAWGKHLSRAEWITSGACDILRAGPTDVGGISPTVKALHLAEAFNVDCEIHGDGSASLAVLGGTDNGRWYERGLLHPLHDFDRVPPHRLALADPLDADGHVTMTSSPGLGDEFDLEHVRRHTVERW; encoded by the coding sequence ATGATCGAGCGCGTCGAGGTGTCGGTGTTCACGACCACCGCGTGGACCGCGGTGGACCCGCACGGGCACCGGCACCCGAGCGCCGAGCACGAGATCCGCGAGGCGCTGCTGGAGATCACCGACTCCGACGGTGTCGTGGGCCGCGTGCAGGTGCACCCGGACCAGCTGCGCCCCGCCGTGCTCGACTCGATCGTGCGACCGGTCCTGATGGGTGCGGACCCGTGGGACCGGGAGCGGCTGTGGCGGAAGATGGCCCGCAAGCAGCGCGGCTCGCACGGCCGGTTCACCGACCGGGCGCTCGGCTACGTCGACACCGCGCTGTGGGACCTGGTGGGCAAGCGGGCCGAGCTGCCGGTGTGGAAGCTGCTCGGCGGCGCGCGGGAGCGCATCCCGGCCTACGCCAGCACGATGTGCGGTGACGAGGCGCCCGGCGGGCTGAGCACGCCCGGCGACTACGCGTCGTTCGCCAAGCAGCTGGTCGAGACGGGTTACCGGGCGATCAAGCTGCACACCTGGATGCCGCCGGTGCCGGGCGCGCCCAGCGTGCGGGCCGACATCGCGGCGTGCGAGGCGGTCCGCGAGGCCGTCGGCCCGGAGGTGGCGCTGATGCTCGACGCCAACCACTGGTACTCCCGCACCGAGGCGCTGGAGCTGGGGCGGGCGCTGGAGGCGCTGGACTTCTACTGGTTCGAGGAGCCGATGGAGGAGGCGTCGATCAGCTCCTACCGGTGGCTGGCCGAGCAGCTGTCCATCCCGGTGATCGGGCCGGAGGTGGCCTGGGGCAAGCACCTGAGCCGGGCCGAGTGGATCACCTCGGGCGCGTGCGACATCCTGCGCGCCGGGCCGACCGACGTCGGCGGCATCTCGCCGACGGTCAAGGCGCTGCACCTGGCCGAGGCGTTCAACGTGGACTGCGAGATCCACGGCGACGGCTCCGCCAGCCTGGCCGTGCTCGGCGGCACCGACAACGGCCGCTGGTACGAGCGCGGCCTGCTGCACCCGCTGCACGACTTCGACCGCGTGCCGCCGCACCGGCTCGCGCTCGCCGACCCGCTCGACGCCGACGGGCACGTCACCATGACCTCCTCTCCGGGTCTCGGTGACGAGTTCGACCTCGAGCACGTCCGCCGGCACACCGTCGAGAGGTGGTGA
- a CDS encoding sugar ABC transporter substrate-binding protein, which translates to MRKLLVAVAAAALALSACSSEGGAGSDGEVTITFWDNNGGPAREPIYKELITRFEAANPKIKVEYVGIPSASVQQKYDTAIAGGETPDVGGVTTSYLAHLVGQEALAPLDDRINGGPLKDKLLPSLVETVRQTAPDGKLYIVPSSANMDIVWYRTDWFQDAGLEAPKTWDEFISTATKLTDAGANKYGYTIRGGAGSVFQLITEAYAYSGVDNFFKDGQSTLGDPANAELVDKIADLYKKATPEADVNNSFTQMIAQFTGGSVAMMHHNLGSYSDVTKALGDKVAAMPLPVGPSGKRTVVPNPTDGFAVFRNSENQDAAWKFAEFLTSAESNSYWNEKVGQIPANTDVRSAAWIDSAAHVKMALGVLEDPATVLVPAPVYLPQYSSITKTDSEPQYQKVLLGELSAQQFLDDVAKKLTEAQKEWEDRK; encoded by the coding sequence ATGAGAAAACTGCTGGTCGCCGTGGCCGCCGCCGCGCTGGCGCTGTCCGCCTGCTCGTCCGAGGGAGGTGCGGGCAGCGACGGTGAGGTCACCATCACGTTCTGGGACAACAACGGCGGTCCCGCCCGCGAGCCGATCTACAAGGAGCTGATCACCCGCTTCGAGGCCGCGAACCCGAAGATCAAGGTCGAGTACGTCGGCATCCCCAGCGCGTCGGTGCAGCAGAAGTACGACACCGCCATCGCGGGCGGCGAGACGCCCGACGTCGGCGGCGTGACCACCTCGTACCTCGCGCACCTGGTCGGCCAGGAGGCGCTGGCGCCCCTCGACGACCGCATCAACGGCGGTCCGCTGAAGGACAAGCTGCTGCCCTCGCTGGTGGAGACCGTCCGCCAGACCGCGCCGGACGGCAAGCTCTACATCGTCCCGTCGTCGGCCAACATGGACATCGTCTGGTACCGCACCGACTGGTTCCAGGACGCCGGCCTGGAGGCGCCGAAGACCTGGGACGAGTTCATCAGCACCGCCACGAAGCTCACCGACGCGGGCGCGAACAAGTACGGCTACACCATCCGCGGCGGCGCGGGCTCGGTGTTCCAGCTGATCACCGAGGCGTACGCCTACTCCGGCGTCGACAACTTCTTCAAGGACGGCCAGAGCACGCTGGGCGACCCGGCCAACGCCGAGCTGGTCGACAAGATCGCCGACCTGTACAAGAAGGCCACCCCCGAGGCCGACGTCAACAACAGCTTCACCCAGATGATCGCCCAGTTCACCGGCGGCTCGGTCGCGATGATGCACCACAACCTCGGCTCCTACAGCGACGTGACCAAGGCGCTCGGCGACAAGGTCGCCGCGATGCCGCTGCCGGTCGGCCCGAGCGGCAAGCGGACCGTCGTGCCCAACCCGACCGACGGCTTCGCGGTGTTCAGGAACAGCGAGAACCAGGACGCGGCGTGGAAGTTCGCCGAGTTCCTGACCTCGGCCGAGTCCAACAGCTACTGGAACGAGAAGGTCGGCCAGATCCCGGCCAACACCGACGTGCGCAGCGCGGCGTGGATCGACTCGGCCGCGCACGTGAAGATGGCGCTCGGCGTCCTGGAGGACCCGGCCACGGTGCTCGTGCCCGCGCCGGTCTACCTGCCGCAGTACTCGTCCATCACCAAGACCGACAGCGAGCCCCAGTACCAGAAGGTGCTGCTCGGCGAGCTCTCCGCCCAGCAGTTCCTGGACGACGTGGCGAAGAAGCTCACCGAGGCGCAGAAGGAGTGGGAGGACCGCAAATGA
- a CDS encoding carbohydrate ABC transporter permease has product MTETLTRPPVDAAPPPRQPTKRRRRAVAEEPGKPWMIRVPLVLYLLFTLIPFYWMLVFAVRPAGSTQLVPWPISLEHFDTVWNDIGFGIFFYNSVVMGLGVLVFVTILSVMGGYALARFKFRGQRVFLLAMLCSQFIPGAMMLIPLFVIFKGLGLLNSITGLIIAEVAFQLPLSLILMAGFIRNISVELEEAAMVDGCSRTRAFFAVVLPQLKPALVAVGSFAFIGAWNQFLFALMFATRQDKFTLPVGLSYTLGEFNTDFGALAAGGVVAAVPVVLVFAVVQRFLVQGLSAGAVKG; this is encoded by the coding sequence ATGACCGAGACGTTGACCCGACCCCCGGTGGACGCCGCGCCGCCGCCCCGGCAGCCGACGAAGCGCCGCCGGCGCGCGGTGGCCGAGGAGCCGGGCAAGCCCTGGATGATCCGCGTTCCGCTGGTGCTCTACCTGCTGTTCACGCTCATCCCGTTCTACTGGATGCTGGTGTTCGCGGTCCGGCCGGCCGGCTCGACGCAGCTCGTGCCGTGGCCGATCTCGCTGGAGCACTTCGACACGGTGTGGAACGACATCGGGTTCGGCATCTTCTTCTACAACAGCGTCGTCATGGGCCTCGGCGTGCTGGTATTCGTGACCATCCTGTCGGTGATGGGCGGCTACGCGCTGGCGCGGTTCAAGTTCCGCGGCCAGCGGGTGTTCCTGCTGGCGATGCTGTGCAGCCAGTTCATCCCCGGCGCGATGATGCTGATCCCGCTGTTCGTGATCTTCAAGGGGTTGGGCCTGCTCAACTCGATCACCGGCCTGATCATCGCCGAGGTGGCGTTCCAGCTGCCGCTGTCGCTGATCCTGATGGCGGGCTTCATCCGCAACATCTCCGTGGAGCTGGAAGAAGCCGCCATGGTGGACGGCTGCTCGCGCACCCGGGCGTTCTTCGCGGTCGTGCTGCCGCAGCTCAAGCCCGCGCTGGTGGCGGTCGGGTCGTTCGCGTTCATCGGCGCGTGGAACCAGTTCCTGTTCGCGCTCATGTTCGCGACGCGGCAGGACAAGTTCACCCTGCCGGTCGGCCTGAGCTACACGCTGGGTGAGTTCAACACCGACTTCGGAGCACTCGCCGCCGGTGGCGTGGTCGCGGCCGTGCCGGTTGTCCTGGTTTTCGCCGTCGTGCAGCGGTTCCTGGTGCAGGGGCTCAGCGCCGGGGCTGTGAAGGGATAG
- a CDS encoding carbohydrate ABC transporter permease, with protein MRTRTWAPYALIAPTLVLMAVFLVYPIGSVVYYSLQRYNVTQPWKNGFAGLDNFKQMLFDDPLFWQSLAFSAKWVFVEVSLQLLLGLVLALIVNETFIGRGVARALVFSPWAVSGVLTTGIWILLLNPSTGVFQVLSEWGVGSPGTSVLGNPDTVFDALVVTELWRGVPFFAILLLADLQSIPKDLYEAASVDGASRWRRFTSVTLPHLKDAIILSTLLRAVWEFNNVDLIYTLTGGGPANQTTTLPLYVARQAVDSHNFGYGSALTVAGFLILLFFSIAYLRLSKFGSRA; from the coding sequence ATGAGGACCCGCACCTGGGCGCCCTACGCCCTGATCGCTCCGACGCTGGTGCTGATGGCGGTCTTCCTGGTCTACCCGATCGGGAGCGTCGTCTACTACAGCCTCCAGCGGTACAACGTCACGCAGCCGTGGAAGAACGGCTTCGCGGGGCTGGACAACTTCAAGCAGATGCTGTTCGACGACCCGCTGTTCTGGCAGAGCCTGGCGTTCAGCGCCAAGTGGGTGTTCGTCGAGGTCTCCCTGCAGCTGCTGCTCGGCCTCGTCCTGGCGCTGATCGTGAACGAGACGTTCATCGGCCGCGGCGTGGCGCGGGCGCTGGTGTTCTCGCCGTGGGCGGTGTCCGGCGTGCTCACCACGGGCATCTGGATCCTGCTGCTCAACCCGTCGACCGGCGTCTTCCAGGTGCTCTCCGAGTGGGGCGTCGGCTCGCCGGGCACCTCGGTGCTCGGCAACCCCGACACGGTGTTCGACGCCCTCGTGGTGACCGAGCTGTGGCGCGGTGTGCCGTTCTTCGCCATCCTGCTGCTCGCCGACCTCCAGAGCATCCCCAAGGACCTCTACGAGGCGGCGTCGGTGGACGGCGCGAGCCGGTGGCGGCGCTTCACCAGCGTCACCCTGCCGCACCTGAAAGACGCGATCATCCTGTCGACGCTGCTGCGCGCGGTGTGGGAGTTCAACAACGTCGACCTCATCTACACCCTCACCGGCGGCGGTCCCGCCAACCAGACCACCACGCTGCCGCTGTACGTCGCCAGGCAGGCCGTCGACTCGCACAACTTCGGGTACGGCTCGGCGCTCACCGTCGCCGGGTTCCTGATCCTGTTGTTCTTCTCGATCGCCTACCTGCGGCTGTCGAAGTTCGGGAGTCGCGCATGA